The Thermoanaerobacterium sp. PSU-2 sequence AACAAAGATCTTGAAGTTTCTAAAGCTATATTTATCTTTTCTAAATTATTGCCGACACCTTGAGCCATATCAGCTCGTCCACCGCCTTTGCCATCTGTAACTTGGCATATTTCCCTTATGATATTGCCAACGTTAATTCCCCGCTCAACGGCATCTTTCGTCGCCATTCCTACAAAATTAATTTTTTCATCTCTAATTGTAGCAAGTATTATAACAGTGCTTTTTAATCTGTCCTTAAGTATATCTCCCATCATCTTAAGCTCATCTACATCCAAATCATTTAATGTAGCACTAACAAATTTTATTCCATTTATGTCCTCTGCAGAATTAATTAACTTGTCTGACATTGATAACACTACTTTTGATTTTAGCTGTTCCAATTGTCTTTCTAAGTCCTTTATAGTTTGACTTAAATCAGCGATCCTATCCACAATGTCTTTTTCATTAACCTTTAGTATCTGTTCTATATTAGAAATTAATTCTCCTTTTTTGTTCAAAAATTCTAAAGCGCCTAACCCTGTCACAGCTTCAATTCTCCTGACACCTGCGGCGACACCACTTTCCGCAATGATTTTAAAAGCTCCTATCTGAATAGTATTAGTGACATGGGTTCCTCCACAAAGCTCTTTGCTGTAATCAGAAATATTTACGACCCTTACCACATCACCATATTTCTCTTGAAAGAGTGCCATCGCACCTTTTTTGATAGCTTCATCCTGTGACATAATGTCAATCGACACATCGATGCTTTCGTAGATTTTCTCATTAACCTCATCTTCTATCATCTTAATTTCGTCAGCAGTAAGCGCTTGATAATGAGTAAAGTCAAATCTAAGCCTATCTGGCGTAACCAAAGATCCTGCTTGATGTACATGGTCGCCTATAAACTTTCTCAAGGCACTATGCAGTAAATGTGTCGCAGTATGATTTCTTGCTGTGCTCATTCTATTCTTCTCATCTATTATAGCCTCTACTGTATCACCTACATTTAAAATGCCTCTTTCAATAGTGCCGATATGGACAAATTTATTCCCACCAGCTTTTTTGCAATCTTTTATGTTAATATAGACATCTTCACTTTTTATTATGCCGCTGTCTCCAACTTGGCCACCGCTTTCTGCATAAAACGGCGTCGTATCTAAAATAATATTTACTTCTTCTCCCGCTTCAGCAGAATTAACAAGCTCGTTATCCTTTATAATAGCCAAAACTTTCGCATCCGATTTAAATACCTCATAACCAACAAACTTTGTTTCGATATCTTTCATGGTCGAATAAATATCCTTTTCCCAAAGGGCATTATCTTCTTTTCTGCTGCTTCTGGCTCTTAATCTCTGGTTCTCTAATTCCTTTTGGTATCCACTTTCATCTACCGACATACCAGATTCGCTCAATATTTCTTTAGTAAGCTCAATGGGAAAACCATATGTGTCATACAGTTTAAATGCTTTGCTGCCATCCAATACATTTTTCCCTGAAGCCTTCAAATCATTGATATATCCATCAAGTATATCTAATCCTTGATCAATCGTCTCTTTAAATCGTTCTTCTTCTTTTTTTATTACACTTTTTATGTATTCTTTTCTTTCTTGTATTTCAGGGTACGCACCTTTATAATGTTCA is a genomic window containing:
- the alaS gene encoding alanine--tRNA ligase; amino-acid sequence: MEKLGMNEIREKYLSFFESKGHLRLPSFSLVPKNDKSLLLINAGMAPLKPYFTGKEIPPSKRVTTCQKCIRTPDIDRVGKTARHGTFFEMLGNFSFGDYFKKEAIPWAWEFVTKVLELPEDRLWVTIYENDDEAFEIWNKVVGLPPERIVRMGKEDNFWEIGTGPCGPCSEIYFDRGEDKGCGKPTCGVGCDCDRFIEFWNLVFTQFDKDAEGNYNPLPKPNIDTGMGLERIATIMQEVDSIFDVDVIRGITDYVGKMAGVKYGADKKSDVSLRVITDHIRGVTFMISDGILPSNEGRGYVLRRLLRRAARYGKLLGLDRPFLYDVVDVVVEHYKGAYPEIQERKEYIKSVIKKEEERFKETIDQGLDILDGYINDLKASGKNVLDGSKAFKLYDTYGFPIELTKEILSESGMSVDESGYQKELENQRLRARSSRKEDNALWEKDIYSTMKDIETKFVGYEVFKSDAKVLAIIKDNELVNSAEAGEEVNIILDTTPFYAESGGQVGDSGIIKSEDVYINIKDCKKAGGNKFVHIGTIERGILNVGDTVEAIIDEKNRMSTARNHTATHLLHSALRKFIGDHVHQAGSLVTPDRLRFDFTHYQALTADEIKMIEDEVNEKIYESIDVSIDIMSQDEAIKKGAMALFQEKYGDVVRVVNISDYSKELCGGTHVTNTIQIGAFKIIAESGVAAGVRRIEAVTGLGALEFLNKKGELISNIEQILKVNEKDIVDRIADLSQTIKDLERQLEQLKSKVVLSMSDKLINSAEDINGIKFVSATLNDLDVDELKMMGDILKDRLKSTVIILATIRDEKINFVGMATKDAVERGINVGNIIREICQVTDGKGGGRADMAQGVGNNLEKINIALETSRSLFIEKLK